In one window of Eleutherodactylus coqui strain aEleCoq1 chromosome 10, aEleCoq1.hap1, whole genome shotgun sequence DNA:
- the G6PD gene encoding glucose-6-phosphate 1-dehydrogenase yields MTAAQEQVHLSRSEVCGIMREELYSEEDFQQTQTHIFIVVGASGDLAKKKIYPTLWWLYNDGLLPEDTYIVGFARSKLNVQDIRKQSEPYFKASPSDAEKLNAFFQRNSYVSGQYSDEASFKGLHKHLQSLPNGAKANRLFYLAVPPSVYHDVTRNIRVTCMSSVGWNRVIVEKPFGKDLESSNKLSEHISALYQESQIYRIDHYLGKEMVQNLIVLRFGNRIFGPLWNRDHIAAVVLTFKEPFGTQGRGGYFDEFGILRDVMQNHLLQMMSLVAMEKPVSTNSDDVRDEKVKVLKCVPELTVDNIVLGQYVGNPEGQGEAQKGYLDDPTVPKGSHTATFATAVLYVQNERWDGVPFIMRCGKALNERKAEVRLQFREVPGDIFQGQCKRNELVIRVQPEEAVYTKMMTKKPGMSFNPVESELDLTYGNRYKDVKLPDAYERLILDVFCGNQMHFVRSDELKEAWRIFTPILHQLEKEKEKIKPLPYKYGSRGPPESDAFMQKVGFRYEGTYKWVNPHKL; encoded by the exons ATGACTGCAGCCCAGGAACAAGTGCATCTAAGCAGGTCGGAGGTCTGTGGCATAATGCGGGAGGAACTCTACAGCGAGGAGGACTTTCAGCAGACTCAGACGCACATATTCATTGTAGTTGGCGCTTCG GGAGATTTAGCAAAGAAGAAGATTTATCCCACCTTATG GTGGCTGTACAATGATGGTCTCCTCCCTGAAGATACCTACATAGTTGGATTTGCACGTTCAAAACTGAATGTACAGGACATCCGAAAACAGAGCGAGCCTTACTTCAAG GCCTCTCCAAGTGACGCTGAGAAGCTGAACGCCTTCTTTCAGAGGAACTCTTATGTGTCGGGCCAGTACTCTGATGAGGCTTCCTTTAAAGGTCTTCATAAGCACTTACAGTCTTTACCAAATGGGGCAAAGGCCAACCGCCTCTTCTATTTGGCAGTTCCACCAAGTGTGTACCATGATGTGACCCGGAACATCAGAGTGACCTGCATGAGCTCAGT CGGTTGGAATCGGGTAATTGTAGAAAAGCCATTTGGGAAAGATCTGGAAAGTTCAAACAAGCTATCTGAACACATCTCCGCACTCTACCAAGAAAGTCAGATTTACCGTATTGACCACTATTTGGGCAAAGAGATGGTGCAGAACCTCATAGTGCTCAG ATTTGGAAACCGCATATTTGGTCCCCTGTGGAATCGGGATCACATTGCTGCAGTGGTATTAACATTTAAAGAACCCTTCGGGACTCAGGGACGTGGTGGATACTTCGATGAATTTGGGATACTCAG AGATGTCATGCAGAATCACTTGCTGCAGATGATGTCCTTGGTGGCCATGGAGAAACCGGTTTCTACTAACTCAGATGATGTGCGGGATGAGAAG GTGAAGGTGCTGAAGTGTGTGCCCGAGTTGACCGTTGACAATATTGTCCTAGGACAATATGTCGGCAATCCTGAGGGACAAGGAGAGGCTCAGAAGGGTTATTTGGATGACCCCACCGTACCTAAAGGCTCCCACACTGCAACATTTGCCACTGCTGTCCTTTACGTGCAGAATGAGAGATGGGACG GTGTCCCATTTATTATGCGCTGTGGAAAGGCCCTGAATGAGAGGAAAGCTGAGGTCCGTCTGCAGTTCCGAGAAGTTCCAGGTGACATCTTCCAAGGacagtgcaagaggaatgagCTGGTGATAAGAGTCCAGCCGGAGGAAGCAGTTTATACAAAGATGATGACCAAGAAACCGGGAATGTCCTTCAACCCTGTGGAATCCGAGTTAGATTTGACTTATGGCAATCGATACAAG GATGTGAAGTTGCCGGATGCCTATGAGCGGCTGATTCTAGATGTGTTCTGTGGAAATCAGATGCACTTTGTGCGCAG TGATGAGTTGAAGGAAGCCTGGAGAATCTTTACTCCTATCCTGCATCAactggagaaggagaaggagaagatcaAACCCCTGCCCTACAAATATGGGAG